One genomic window of Candidatus Thermoplasmatota archaeon includes the following:
- a CDS encoding isoaspartyl peptidase/L-asparaginase → MTLRMVTNCGAGSTDDALGLAERAGEAGMAVLEGGGDAIEAVVEAIIVLEDDPRTNAGLGSRLRLDGSLQMDASLMDSDMNCGCVAGIEDVKNPISVARKVMDTPHIMLAGEGALSFAREQGFEYFDPKTEKSVEWLKTIKKKLEEGDVPDWAGKWRDYRVGTVGAVAVDGEGKMASGNSTGGTSFMLPGRVGDTPIIGAGIYCGGHGAVSATGIGEDIVRQVMSLRVHDKMGEGMSAKEACEWGMTLFPHEIPVGVVAVSRSDSAAVSNRQMASWIGEI, encoded by the coding sequence ATGACTCTTCGCATGGTCACCAATTGCGGGGCGGGTTCCACCGATGACGCTCTGGGCCTCGCCGAGAGAGCCGGTGAGGCGGGCATGGCCGTCCTGGAGGGTGGCGGGGACGCCATCGAAGCCGTCGTCGAGGCGATAATCGTGCTGGAGGACGATCCCCGCACTAATGCGGGATTGGGCTCACGGCTCAGGCTCGACGGCTCGTTGCAGATGGACGCGTCCCTGATGGACTCCGACATGAACTGCGGCTGCGTTGCCGGCATCGAGGACGTGAAGAACCCGATCTCCGTCGCGAGAAAGGTGATGGACACCCCGCACATCATGCTGGCGGGCGAGGGTGCGCTCTCCTTCGCGAGGGAGCAGGGGTTCGAGTACTTCGACCCGAAGACCGAGAAGTCCGTCGAGTGGTTGAAGACGATCAAGAAGAAGCTCGAAGAGGGCGACGTTCCCGATTGGGCGGGCAAGTGGAGGGACTATCGCGTCGGCACCGTTGGCGCGGTCGCGGTCGACGGTGAAGGGAAGATGGCGTCGGGGAACTCGACTGGCGGGACTTCCTTCATGCTTCCCGGGCGGGTCGGGGACACGCCCATCATCGGCGCCGGGATATACTGCGGAGGACATGGAGCGGTCTCCGCCACGGGCATAGGGGAGGATATAGTCCGCCAGGTCATGTCGCTCAGGGTCCACGACAAGATGGGCGAGGGCATGTCCGCAAAGGAAGCGTGCGAGTGGGGGATGACGCTCTTCCCGCATGAGATCCCCGTCGGGGTCGTGGCCGTGTCACGGTCCGACTCGGCCGCGGTCAGCAACAGACAGATGGCGTCGTGGATCGGAGAGATATAG
- a CDS encoding ABC transporter ATP-binding protein, which translates to MSVIQTENISKRFGDFSALKDINITVDEGELFGLCGPNGAGKTTLLRILTGQLVPSEGHASVLGTDPVKEPIGVKSIMGIVPEVESPPSYLTAYEFLYFVSKVRKIEASEGKIRKWMDFFDLTENEGVVCRDLSKGNRQKLMLAGAFMHEPRVLFLDEPLINLDPLYQRKVKDYLSGYVKKGGTIFMCTHLLEMAEKICSSVAIINGGSIVVREGIDQLVGEFGSLEDAFISLVGKSGNR; encoded by the coding sequence ATGTCCGTCATTCAGACAGAGAACATATCGAAGAGGTTCGGCGATTTTTCAGCCCTCAAGGACATCAACATCACGGTCGACGAGGGCGAGCTGTTCGGCCTGTGCGGACCCAACGGAGCGGGCAAGACGACCCTGCTGAGGATACTGACGGGGCAGCTCGTGCCGTCGGAAGGGCATGCCAGCGTGCTCGGCACGGACCCGGTGAAGGAGCCCATCGGAGTCAAGAGCATCATGGGGATCGTGCCCGAGGTGGAGTCCCCCCCGAGCTATCTAACCGCCTACGAGTTCCTCTACTTCGTCTCCAAGGTGAGAAAGATCGAGGCGAGCGAGGGCAAGATAAGGAAGTGGATGGACTTCTTCGACCTGACCGAGAACGAGGGCGTAGTGTGCCGCGACCTGTCGAAGGGGAACAGGCAGAAGCTCATGCTCGCGGGGGCGTTCATGCACGAGCCCAGGGTCCTCTTTCTCGACGAGCCGCTGATCAACCTGGACCCGCTGTACCAGAGGAAGGTCAAGGACTACCTGTCCGGCTACGTGAAGAAGGGAGGGACCATCTTCATGTGCACGCACCTTCTGGAGATGGCCGAGAAGATCTGCAGTTCCGTGGCGATTATCAACGGGGGAAGCATAGTCGTCCGAGAGGGCATC